Proteins from a genomic interval of Lactococcus protaetiae:
- a CDS encoding DUF4118 domain-containing protein translates to MLVVVTVVGLAFRYWNFSVANIITIYILGVQINAVLTKGRIFSVISSVLSVLCFNYFFTAPYFTFVAFSPNYPVTFFIMLAAGLITATLIKRIQEQVRASAEKSYRTEILLQTNKELAQSDSVVDILEATAYQVEKLLERDIVVYPVEEGVLSEPHYFATERSNRTLATYESYKENGVAEWVMHNNKRAGATTSTLSASKYLYLSIRGKNQVFAVIGILMTEKSELEVFEKSVVFAILGEAALALEKEILREEQQKTELKMQQEQLRANLLRAISHDLRTPLTSISGHAKLLMESGQSLDELQKNELSAYIYDDAMWLINLVENLLSITKLDGDVELQLTTNIIDEVIEEALKHVDRHLSQYRFSLELSAEVLTAKMDAPLMIQVLINIINNAVKYTPVGSTIVLSTQRLDGKIVVEVADDGVGIRDEAKLKIFDLFYTTGNRQVDSKRGLGLGLSLCKSIIVAHGGEIYARDNYPKGAIIGFTLPLVEVVLTDGE, encoded by the coding sequence ATGCTTGTCGTTGTGACGGTAGTTGGTCTGGCTTTTCGATATTGGAATTTCAGTGTTGCAAATATTATTACAATCTATATTTTGGGGGTTCAGATTAATGCTGTGCTGACGAAGGGGCGAATTTTTAGTGTTATTTCGTCAGTGCTTTCTGTGCTTTGTTTTAACTATTTTTTTACTGCTCCTTATTTTACTTTCGTGGCATTTAGTCCGAATTATCCAGTAACTTTCTTTATTATGCTTGCTGCAGGGTTAATTACGGCAACATTGATTAAGAGAATTCAGGAGCAAGTGAGAGCCTCTGCTGAGAAGTCTTATCGTACGGAAATTTTGCTTCAAACAAATAAGGAATTGGCACAATCTGATTCGGTAGTAGATATTTTAGAGGCTACAGCTTACCAAGTCGAAAAATTGTTGGAGCGTGATATTGTTGTCTATCCTGTTGAAGAAGGTGTACTTAGCGAACCACATTATTTTGCTACGGAACGGTCTAATCGTACGTTAGCTACTTATGAATCATATAAGGAAAACGGCGTAGCTGAGTGGGTGATGCATAATAACAAGCGAGCGGGAGCGACAACGAGTACTTTATCAGCTTCAAAATATTTGTATCTTTCTATTCGAGGTAAAAATCAGGTTTTTGCTGTGATTGGGATATTAATGACTGAAAAATCTGAACTTGAAGTTTTTGAAAAATCAGTTGTTTTTGCGATTTTAGGTGAGGCTGCGTTAGCTTTGGAGAAAGAAATTTTACGTGAGGAGCAGCAGAAAACAGAACTCAAGATGCAGCAAGAGCAGCTTCGTGCTAATCTACTTCGTGCAATTTCTCATGATTTGCGAACACCACTGACAAGTATTTCGGGTCATGCAAAATTACTGATGGAATCTGGTCAAAGTCTGGACGAGCTTCAAAAAAATGAACTTTCAGCGTATATTTATGATGATGCGATGTGGCTGATTAACTTAGTCGAAAATCTGCTCTCTATCACAAAATTGGATGGTGATGTGGAGTTGCAGCTAACAACAAATATCATTGACGAAGTGATTGAAGAGGCTTTGAAACATGTGGACAGGCATTTGAGTCAATATCGATTTAGTTTGGAATTATCAGCTGAGGTATTGACCGCAAAAATGGATGCTCCTTTGATGATTCAGGTGTTGATTAATATTATTAATAATGCTGTAAAATACACGCCTGTTGGCTCAACGATTGTACTAAGTACACAGCGTTTGGACGGAAAAATAGTGGTAGAAGTTGCTGATGATGGGGTTGGGATTAGAGATGAAGCAAAGTTGAAAATTTTTGATTTATTTTATACGACAGGAAATCGTCAGGTGGATTCAAAACGTGGTTTGGGTCTTGGACTGTCCTTGTGTAAGAGTATTATCGTGGCGCACGGTGGTGAGATTTATGCACGAGATAATTATCCAAAAGGCGCAATTATTGGTTTTACATTACCTTTAGTGGAGGTTGTTTTAACGGATGGAGAATGA
- a CDS encoding response regulator — MENEVIKILICEDDPSVNKLLSLTMEVEEYDYTAVQTGKAALRELVTHRPDVLILDLGLPDMDGREIIEKVRGFSQLPIIVVSARGEETDKIGALDAGADDYLTKPFSTDELLARLRVSLRRAKFADKNLSALTEKTEFINGWLRIDFLSKCVFVSDEEIHLTPIEYKLLCLLSENLDRVLTYHFIVKEIWGYYEEDFSALRVFANTLRKKIELNPTHPKIIQTHIGVGYRMVKIDEK, encoded by the coding sequence ATGGAGAATGAAGTGATTAAAATTTTGATTTGTGAGGATGATCCGTCAGTCAATAAATTATTGTCGTTAACGATGGAAGTTGAAGAATATGATTATACTGCGGTTCAGACGGGCAAAGCTGCTTTACGTGAGTTGGTAACGCACCGCCCAGATGTATTGATTTTGGATTTGGGACTGCCTGATATGGATGGTCGTGAAATCATTGAAAAGGTGCGCGGTTTCTCACAACTACCGATTATTGTAGTGAGTGCGCGCGGTGAAGAAACGGATAAAATCGGTGCGTTAGACGCGGGTGCGGATGACTATTTGACGAAGCCTTTTAGCACTGATGAGTTGTTAGCGCGTCTGCGTGTGAGCTTACGGCGAGCAAAATTTGCTGACAAAAATCTGTCAGCACTGACAGAAAAAACAGAATTTATTAATGGCTGGCTGCGAATAGATTTTTTGTCCAAATGCGTATTTGTCAGTGATGAAGAGATTCATCTGACTCCAATTGAATACAAGTTGCTTTGTCTTTTGTCTGAAAATCTTGATCGTGTTTTGACTTATCATTTCATTGTCAAGGAAATTTGGGGTTATTATGAGGAGGATTTTTCGGCTTTGCGTGTCTTTGCCAATACATTACGCAAGAAAATTGAGCTTAATCCGACTCACCCTAAAATCATCCAAACACATATTGGGGTAGGTTATCGAATGGTTAAAATTGATGAAAAATGA
- the kdpF gene encoding K(+)-transporting ATPase subunit F, translating into MFIVLGIIIILLAFYLFYALIHPERF; encoded by the coding sequence GTGTTCATTGTTTTAGGGATTATTATTATTTTGTTGGCTTTTTATCTCTTTTACGCGCTGATTCATCCAGAGCGATTTTAG
- a CDS encoding potassium-transporting ATPase subunit KdpA: protein MLQSVFILVIGVCLMLPTGKYLYHIATGQHTFADSVMNRVDSLIYKCIRVKKQRMTWKKYAIALVLTNAVMVFWGYLILRVQTLPIFNPNGISAMEQSLSFNTVISFITNTNLQDYAGETALSYLSQMVVITFMMFTSAASGFAAAMAFIRGLSGKFQDMGNFYVDFVRIITRVLLPLSIIGALILISQGVPQTLMHTLTVTTLEGKFQDIALGPVAALEIIKHLGTNGDGFFGANSAMPFENPNVLTNLVEMLSMMLLPGSILVAFGHMVADNHSVLTERSEKLSVNDKAQKIKKVWLGRQARPIFIVMSVLFIAGLIVILWVESKGNPILQHIGLSQSMGNMEGKETRFGVTMSGLFTEITTAFTTGSVNNMHDTLMPLSGGVALVNMMLNVIFGGKGVGLMNMILYVILAVFICGLMIGRTPVYLGKKIEGTEMKLTAMGIIVHPFLILSFSALAVSLAAGVAGVSNPGFHGLSQIIYQYTSSSANNGSGFEGLKDNTAFWNITTGFAMFFGRYVTMIIQLAIAGSLMMKKPVNESQGTLKTDTGTFTIVLFVIVIVISALTFLPTLVLGPIAESLTL, encoded by the coding sequence ATGTTACAAAGTGTTTTTATTTTAGTAATTGGGGTTTGCTTAATGCTCCCGACAGGAAAATATCTTTATCATATTGCAACGGGACAACACACCTTCGCTGATTCAGTGATGAACCGTGTGGATTCTTTGATTTACAAGTGCATCAGGGTAAAAAAACAAAGGATGACTTGGAAAAAATATGCAATTGCATTAGTCTTAACCAATGCGGTAATGGTTTTTTGGGGCTACTTGATTTTACGGGTGCAGACTTTGCCTATTTTTAATCCAAATGGAATTTCAGCGATGGAGCAAAGTTTGAGCTTTAATACTGTAATTTCTTTTATCACCAATACTAACTTGCAAGACTACGCTGGAGAGACAGCTTTGTCTTATCTAAGCCAGATGGTTGTGATTACTTTTATGATGTTTACATCAGCTGCATCAGGTTTTGCGGCTGCAATGGCATTTATTCGTGGTTTATCGGGTAAGTTTCAAGATATGGGAAATTTCTATGTTGATTTTGTTCGGATTATCACTCGTGTACTTTTACCTCTTTCCATCATTGGTGCATTGATTCTTATCTCACAAGGAGTTCCTCAAACGCTCATGCACACTTTGACAGTGACAACTTTGGAAGGAAAGTTTCAAGATATTGCATTGGGACCTGTTGCAGCGCTTGAAATAATCAAGCATTTGGGTACAAATGGTGATGGATTCTTTGGGGCAAATTCAGCCATGCCTTTTGAAAATCCAAATGTGCTTACTAATCTTGTTGAAATGCTGTCAATGATGCTTTTACCTGGCTCAATCCTTGTTGCTTTCGGACATATGGTGGCGGATAATCATTCTGTGCTGACAGAACGTTCTGAAAAGCTGTCAGTAAATGACAAAGCTCAAAAAATTAAAAAAGTTTGGCTCGGAAGACAAGCACGTCCAATTTTTATTGTCATGAGTGTATTGTTTATCGCTGGTCTTATCGTTATTCTTTGGGTAGAGTCTAAAGGAAATCCTATTTTACAGCATATTGGTCTTAGTCAGTCTATGGGCAATATGGAAGGAAAAGAAACACGATTTGGTGTGACAATGTCTGGGCTTTTTACTGAAATTACAACAGCATTTACCACAGGGTCAGTCAATAATATGCATGATACACTGATGCCATTGAGTGGTGGTGTTGCTCTAGTAAATATGATGCTCAATGTCATTTTCGGAGGCAAAGGTGTTGGATTGATGAACATGATTTTATACGTTATCTTGGCTGTCTTTATCTGCGGGTTGATGATTGGGCGCACACCTGTATATCTTGGGAAAAAAATTGAGGGAACAGAGATGAAACTGACTGCAATGGGAATCATTGTGCATCCATTTCTCATTTTAAGTTTTTCGGCACTGGCTGTTTCACTTGCTGCAGGTGTTGCGGGAGTGAGCAATCCAGGCTTTCATGGTTTGTCACAAATTATCTATCAATATACTTCATCATCAGCTAATAATGGTTCAGGTTTTGAAGGTCTAAAGGATAATACCGCCTTTTGGAATATCACAACAGGGTTTGCTATGTTCTTTGGACGGTATGTGACCATGATTATTCAACTTGCAATTGCTGGTTCATTGATGATGAAAAAACCAGTCAATGAATCACAAGGAACGTTAAAAACAGATACAGGCACTTTTACTATCGTGCTGTTTGTCATTGTCATTGTCATTTCAGCTTTAACTTTTTTACCAACTTTGGTTCTAGGACCGATTGCTGAATCTTTAACTTTGTGA
- the kdpB gene encoding potassium-transporting ATPase subunit KdpB yields MVSKNKKLLNQEILTSSVKGAFVKLNPMYMIKNPVMFVVEIGFVITLILSIFPDLFGTVSRSTQIYNSIVALILLLTILFANFAESVAEGRGKAQAESLKKTQQNMKARLIGTDRNSVSTDEKIIDATELKKGNIILVKAGELIANDGEVIEGIASVDESAITGESAPVVKESGGDFASVTGGTTVSSDWLKIEITSNAGESFIDKMIALVEGASRKKTPNEIALNTLLVSLTIVFLIVIVTLYPIANFVHVKLAVPTLIALTVCLIPTTIGGLLSAIGIAGMDRVTRFNVIAMSGKAVEASGDVDTMILDKTGTITFGNRMAAKFIPVAGVTLSALTESAVLTSLQDETPEGKSIVKLAEEQEDKEFMTPADMTFVAFTAQTRMSGVDFPIGRTIRKGATDAIIAQVTKRGGRIPTDLKIITDEISSAGGTPLAVAENDKILGVIYLKDTIKPGLVERFARLRKMGIKTIMCTGDNPLTAATIAQEAGVDSFIAECKPEDKIEAIKAEQNKGKIVAMTGDGTNDAPALAQADVGIAMNSGTSAAKEAANMVDLDSDPTKILDIVEIGKQLLITRGALTTFSIANDIAKYFAIIPAMFMIAIPAMRVLNVMGLATPSSAILSALIFNAIIIPILIPLAMKGVKYKPQRSEKMLTHNMLIYGLGGVIAPFIGIKIIDFIIAPLLHMIGL; encoded by the coding sequence ATGGTTTCAAAAAATAAAAAATTATTAAATCAGGAAATATTGACAAGCTCTGTCAAAGGAGCATTTGTCAAACTTAATCCGATGTATATGATAAAAAATCCAGTGATGTTTGTGGTTGAAATTGGTTTTGTGATTACGTTGATTTTATCTATTTTCCCTGATTTGTTTGGCACAGTGAGCCGTTCAACACAGATTTACAATAGTATTGTGGCTCTGATTTTGCTACTGACAATTCTTTTTGCTAATTTTGCTGAATCTGTTGCCGAAGGGCGAGGTAAAGCACAGGCTGAGAGTCTGAAAAAAACGCAACAAAATATGAAAGCACGACTTATTGGTACTGACAGAAATTCTGTCAGTACTGACGAGAAAATAATTGATGCTACTGAACTGAAAAAAGGCAATATTATTCTTGTCAAAGCAGGCGAGCTTATTGCAAATGATGGAGAAGTCATTGAAGGAATAGCCTCTGTTGATGAATCAGCAATTACGGGTGAGTCAGCGCCTGTCGTCAAAGAATCAGGGGGTGATTTTGCTTCTGTCACAGGAGGAACAACGGTTTCAAGTGATTGGCTCAAAATCGAGATAACATCAAATGCAGGCGAGTCCTTTATTGATAAGATGATTGCTTTGGTTGAAGGAGCATCGCGCAAAAAAACACCCAATGAAATTGCTTTGAATACGCTCCTTGTCAGTTTAACGATTGTTTTCTTGATTGTCATTGTGACACTTTATCCTATCGCAAATTTTGTCCATGTGAAGCTTGCTGTACCTACTTTAATTGCATTGACCGTTTGTTTGATTCCAACAACAATTGGTGGATTATTGTCCGCTATCGGAATTGCTGGTATGGATCGTGTGACACGTTTTAATGTGATTGCCATGTCAGGAAAAGCTGTCGAAGCGAGTGGAGATGTTGACACTATGATTTTGGATAAAACAGGGACGATTACTTTTGGTAATCGAATGGCAGCTAAATTTATACCCGTTGCTGGAGTAACGCTGTCAGCACTGACAGAAAGTGCGGTACTGACATCATTACAAGATGAAACGCCAGAAGGAAAATCTATTGTCAAACTGGCTGAGGAGCAAGAAGATAAAGAATTTATGACACCTGCTGATATGACTTTTGTAGCATTTACAGCTCAAACTCGAATGAGTGGGGTGGATTTTCCGATAGGACGGACGATTAGAAAAGGTGCGACAGATGCGATTATCGCTCAGGTCACAAAACGTGGGGGTAGAATTCCCACAGACTTGAAAATAATCACTGACGAAATTTCATCAGCAGGTGGCACACCATTGGCCGTTGCTGAAAATGATAAAATTCTTGGTGTCATTTATCTAAAAGATACAATTAAGCCAGGTCTAGTTGAGCGATTCGCGCGTTTACGTAAGATGGGCATAAAAACGATTATGTGCACAGGCGATAACCCATTGACTGCTGCAACCATTGCTCAAGAAGCAGGTGTAGATAGTTTCATCGCCGAATGTAAACCTGAAGATAAAATTGAAGCTATCAAAGCAGAACAAAATAAAGGAAAAATTGTTGCGATGACAGGTGATGGCACAAATGATGCACCAGCATTGGCTCAAGCCGATGTAGGAATTGCTATGAATTCAGGAACTAGTGCTGCCAAAGAAGCAGCAAATATGGTTGACCTTGATAGTGATCCTACCAAAATTCTTGACATTGTTGAAATCGGAAAACAATTACTGATTACACGCGGAGCATTGACCACTTTCTCCATTGCTAACGATATTGCCAAATATTTCGCCATCATTCCAGCGATGTTTATGATAGCAATTCCAGCAATGCGCGTGCTCAATGTCATGGGGCTTGCGACTCCGTCAAGTGCAATTTTATCGGCTCTGATTTTTAACGCCATCATTATTCCTATTTTGATTCCGCTTGCGATGAAGGGGGTCAAGTACAAGCCTCAACGATCAGAAAAAATGCTGACACATAATATGTTGATTTATGGTCTAGGAGGAGTAATTGCACCGTTTATTGGCATTAAAATCATTGATTTTATCATTGCACCACTTTTGCATATGATAGGACTTTAA
- a CDS encoding K(+)-transporting ATPase subunit C, whose product MKKALTEIKTPFLITLVFIVICGLFYPLLMTGLGQTLFPHQANGSQVIADGKVIGSSLIGQEFTTPQYMKGRPSAVNYNTYTTKEKEEGIYTGVSSGSQNLAPSNPALQHRVEKAQVAFLKANPTITKSQIPTDLLTASGSGLDPDISPESALVQVPELSKTTGLSESKLKEIVRKNTQNKLLGFLGEKTVNVLSVNIDIAKFLSQNK is encoded by the coding sequence ATGAAAAAAGCACTTACAGAAATAAAAACACCATTCCTAATTACGCTTGTGTTCATTGTTATTTGTGGTCTATTCTATCCATTACTTATGACAGGATTAGGCCAAACACTCTTTCCCCACCAAGCTAATGGCAGTCAAGTTATTGCTGACGGAAAAGTTATAGGTTCGTCATTAATCGGTCAAGAATTTACGACGCCACAATACATGAAAGGACGCCCTTCTGCTGTAAATTACAATACCTATACCACCAAAGAGAAAGAAGAGGGAATCTACACAGGAGTGTCATCTGGCTCTCAAAATCTTGCACCAAGCAATCCAGCACTTCAACATCGTGTTGAAAAAGCTCAGGTTGCGTTTCTCAAAGCAAATCCCACAATAACAAAATCACAAATTCCAACAGACTTACTGACCGCCTCTGGTTCAGGTTTAGATCCAGATATTAGTCCAGAAAGTGCACTTGTTCAAGTACCAGAACTATCAAAAACAACAGGATTAAGTGAAAGTAAATTAAAAGAGATTGTCAGAAAAAATACTCAAAATAAGTTACTCGGATTTCTTGGCGAAAAAACAGTAAATGTTCTATCTGTCAACATTGATATAGCAAAGTTCTTATCCCAAAATAAATAA
- a CDS encoding LPXTG cell wall anchor domain-containing protein encodes MCSQASYPYIYLKKGTHENKSIDKKVENKKLPTTGDSPSEFLLVFGGALIVISLGVLLFRKIQARFINK; translated from the coding sequence ATCTGCTCCCAAGCCAGCTATCCCTACATCTACCTCAAAAAAGGGACTCATGAAAACAAAAGCATAGATAAAAAAGTTGAAAATAAAAAATTACCTACTACTGGAGATTCTCCTTCTGAATTTCTTTTGGTCTTTGGTGGTGCTTTGATAGTTATTAGTTTAGGGGTATTGTTATTTAGAAAAATACAGGCACGATTTATTAATAAATAA
- a CDS encoding MucBP domain-containing protein has product MKRKHILSLAVLLLLAACIGWRSPKVQAGTPNFGAALFYSFDGDNYRNISWNQVSDINLKTTSTVYIQEELIAISNGTLTNKLWSSFTNADASGNEWFTFADYPTLSGSSNFLPLVKMIYTTDGINYTDTKPPLSELKGVKVTLNGTLTSPESDGSNPFVSITAPLIPKKDDIINNNMLNQPMFPVTGQYSIFYDWSIQDWFYELNSSMIMGQFQFLNPALPGKAVTVLYQDENGKEIATPETLNGNIGDAYTAEQKSISGYTFKEVQGNANGTFTDQAQTVIYVYRMNQDFSSIIVHDSNLTVGEHWDAQDNFDSATDYWGNPVDFSNIIVSGDVDTSKAGIYKVTYTRGVPNFFSDSENHGIYSAIATIKVSDKLPDKGNVIINYVDEAGKTLSKSIVLSGDVGESYSSEQKRINGYTFKEIYGNANGQFTHQTQNITYIYKKDTVLPSAPKPAIPTSTSKKGLMKTKA; this is encoded by the coding sequence TTGAAAAGAAAACACATTTTGTCTTTAGCTGTATTGCTTCTATTAGCAGCATGCATAGGTTGGAGGAGTCCAAAAGTACAGGCGGGTACACCAAATTTCGGTGCTGCACTTTTTTACTCTTTTGATGGTGATAATTATCGAAATATCTCTTGGAATCAAGTTTCAGATATTAATCTCAAAACAACTTCTACCGTTTATATTCAGGAGGAACTTATTGCGATAAGTAATGGAACACTGACTAATAAACTATGGAGTAGCTTCACTAATGCTGATGCATCTGGAAATGAATGGTTTACATTTGCAGATTATCCTACCTTGTCTGGAAGTAGCAATTTTTTACCTTTAGTAAAGATGATTTATACGACTGACGGCATTAACTATACAGATACAAAGCCTCCATTAAGTGAATTGAAGGGTGTTAAGGTGACTCTAAATGGAACACTCACCAGTCCTGAGTCTGATGGTAGCAATCCATTTGTTAGTATTACTGCTCCATTGATTCCTAAAAAAGATGATATTATAAACAATAATATGTTAAATCAACCGATGTTCCCTGTTACGGGGCAATATTCTATTTTTTATGATTGGAGTATTCAAGACTGGTTTTATGAGTTAAATTCATCAATGATTATGGGACAATTTCAATTTTTAAATCCTGCTTTACCTGGTAAGGCTGTTACTGTTTTGTACCAAGATGAGAATGGCAAGGAAATTGCAACTCCTGAAACTTTAAACGGAAATATTGGAGATGCTTATACAGCTGAACAAAAGAGTATTTCTGGTTATACTTTTAAAGAGGTGCAAGGAAATGCAAATGGAACTTTTACTGATCAAGCACAGACAGTAATTTATGTTTATCGTATGAATCAAGATTTTTCTAGTATTATTGTTCATGATTCAAACTTAACCGTTGGGGAGCATTGGGATGCTCAAGATAATTTTGATTCTGCAACAGATTATTGGGGAAATCCTGTAGATTTTTCAAATATTATTGTTAGTGGTGATGTAGATACCAGTAAAGCTGGAATATATAAGGTGACCTATACAAGAGGTGTTCCTAATTTCTTCTCGGATTCGGAAAATCATGGGATATATAGTGCTATAGCTACGATAAAAGTTAGTGACAAATTGCCAGACAAGGGAAATGTCATCATTAACTATGTGGATGAAGCTGGAAAGACGCTCTCAAAATCCATAGTCCTATCTGGTGATGTTGGTGAAAGCTACTCTTCAGAGCAAAAACGTATCAACGGATACACTTTTAAAGAAATTTACGGAAATGCTAATGGACAATTCACTCATCAAACTCAAAACATAACTTATATCTATAAAAAAGATACTGTTTTGCCATCTGCTCCCAAGCCAGCTATCCCTACATCTACCTCAAAAAAGGGACTCATGAAAACAAAAGCATAG
- a CDS encoding ArsC/Spx/MgsR family protein, translating into MEYQLLTFGSLTQKELLNILYLTDQGFSDIIRTKIKNPSLNKLLNQAIDKYTVPEMLDFLLEHHYLLKSPIAIKDHKLQIGYNEEELRQFIHRERRIVEQRYHFSQ; encoded by the coding sequence ATGGAATATCAGCTATTAACCTTTGGCTCTCTGACCCAAAAAGAATTGCTTAATATTTTATATCTAACAGATCAAGGATTTTCAGATATTATAAGAACAAAAATAAAAAATCCAAGCCTTAATAAACTTTTGAATCAAGCAATTGACAAATATACTGTGCCAGAAATGCTTGACTTTTTGTTGGAACATCATTATTTATTAAAAAGTCCAATTGCAATCAAAGACCACAAACTCCAAATAGGATATAACGAGGAAGAATTGCGACAATTCATTCATCGAGAACGGAGAATAGTGGAACAACGCTATCATTTCAGTCAGTAA
- a CDS encoding SpaH/EbpB family LPXTG-anchored major pilin encodes MKKTLKQAIFSRMMASSTILILASGAAVPAFQAYATTDSASNLSTNPVADSTSDRSLTITKYQITEANQSGTNGDGTGGTVNLPLLQGVEFKIQRVLPVKDGAQLVNPALQHEGTDYTIDSNFTAQTGTTGSDGKVKFDLGTGTDNDGVYLVTEVDDSGAIDPTTGKPVTVVSPAAPFFAYIPQTNRGTQSGLIYDVQAQPKNQIIDDIHPVKNVGTEDGKTDSLVAGNNFNWYLKTDIPAGLYSTATKDTSLQVRDKAGNAVYYADGTPVTVAIKAGDPLYYSASDAFAAAGGVPIYSNGSSTALKAADLAPSSLYTITDQMSNQLTVNSQKMQYQDASGAWVDLDSSDYTYTATGKTTLTFELTESGLAKVAASKTAGGTPQIRAVVNTKVDANWDGVIENNFTATYQTPTEAATPTTPPVNPPVTPQ; translated from the coding sequence ATGAAAAAAACACTTAAGCAAGCAATTTTTTCAAGAATGATGGCTAGTTCCACAATTCTTATTCTTGCGAGCGGAGCTGCAGTACCAGCATTTCAGGCATATGCTACGACGGATAGTGCTTCAAATCTTTCCACTAATCCTGTCGCAGATTCTACAAGCGACCGTTCATTGACTATTACCAAATATCAAATTACGGAAGCTAACCAATCTGGCACTAATGGAGATGGGACTGGCGGTACAGTAAATCTTCCATTACTTCAAGGAGTTGAGTTTAAAATTCAACGTGTTTTGCCAGTAAAAGACGGTGCACAATTAGTTAATCCTGCGCTTCAACATGAAGGAACAGACTACACGATTGATTCTAACTTTACAGCACAGACAGGGACAACAGGTTCAGACGGTAAAGTCAAATTTGATTTAGGAACAGGCACTGACAATGATGGAGTCTATCTTGTGACAGAGGTTGATGATTCAGGAGCTATTGATCCTACAACAGGAAAACCTGTTACAGTTGTGAGTCCAGCTGCACCTTTCTTTGCTTATATTCCACAAACAAATCGTGGAACACAGTCAGGGCTTATTTATGATGTACAAGCTCAACCCAAAAACCAAATTATTGACGATATTCATCCCGTCAAAAATGTTGGAACAGAGGATGGCAAAACAGATTCATTAGTAGCAGGAAATAACTTTAATTGGTATCTCAAAACAGATATTCCTGCAGGTCTTTATTCGACAGCAACGAAAGATACTTCTTTGCAAGTACGAGATAAAGCTGGGAATGCTGTTTACTACGCGGATGGTACTCCTGTAACGGTTGCAATCAAAGCTGGAGATCCACTTTACTATTCAGCATCGGATGCTTTTGCAGCGGCAGGTGGTGTGCCTATTTACTCAAATGGTTCAAGCACAGCTCTTAAAGCAGCTGATTTAGCTCCTTCAAGCCTATATACGATTACTGACCAAATGTCCAATCAACTCACGGTCAACTCACAAAAAATGCAATATCAGGATGCCTCTGGAGCATGGGTGGATTTAGATTCTAGCGACTATACTTATACCGCCACAGGTAAAACAACCCTTACATTCGAATTAACAGAATCAGGACTTGCCAAAGTAGCAGCTTCAAAAACAGCAGGTGGTACACCTCAAATTCGTGCGGTTGTTAACACTAAGGTTGATGCAAATTGGGATGGGGTTATTGAAAATAACTTCACAGCAACTTATCAAACTCCTACAGAAGCAGCAACTCCAACAACACCACCAGTTAATCCCCCAGTAACACCCCAGTAA
- a CDS encoding SpaH/EbpB family LPXTG-anchored major pilin yields the protein MDVTPPPGETPKYFDGGFDIVKEDASTKTELAGAEFMIATSEDNANAGKYLASDGNSYTTADTLPSGVSFLTSTSDGNGHATFDGLPLAFNDGNGNGILDWTDSNSNGIIDPGELSDGDTVQSDYWVVETKAPAGYELLKTPQKVTVNDTTSNDSTIELTVADQKSTDLPFTGGAGQVLLVTLALGSIGIGTAIIVARKKRQSKEV from the coding sequence ATTGACGTTACTCCACCACCAGGAGAAACACCTAAATATTTTGATGGCGGTTTTGATATTGTAAAAGAAGATGCTTCCACTAAAACTGAACTTGCTGGCGCTGAATTTATGATTGCCACGAGTGAAGATAATGCAAATGCAGGAAAATATCTTGCATCTGATGGTAATTCTTATACAACAGCAGATACATTACCAAGTGGTGTAAGTTTCTTGACCTCTACATCTGATGGTAACGGACATGCAACTTTTGATGGACTACCTTTGGCATTTAATGACGGTAATGGTAATGGTATTCTTGACTGGACAGACAGCAATAGCAATGGAATCATTGACCCAGGAGAACTTTCAGACGGAGACACCGTTCAATCTGATTACTGGGTTGTTGAAACAAAAGCTCCAGCAGGATATGAACTTTTAAAAACTCCACAAAAAGTAACAGTTAATGACACAACATCGAATGATTCAACAATAGAATTAACAGTAGCAGACCAAAAATCAACAGATTTGCCATTTACAGGTGGAGCAGGACAAGTATTACTCGTAACCCTTGCACTTGGTTCAATTGGTATTGGTACAGCAATCATTGTAGCGCGTAAAAAACGTCAATCAAAGGAAGTATAA